One Cupriavidus taiwanensis LMG 19424 DNA segment encodes these proteins:
- a CDS encoding AMP-binding protein produces MHPHIHAQRTPDKAAVIMGGSGAVVTYRELDQRSNQVAHLFRKLGLKPGDRVAFMVENHARMFELCWGAQRSGIVYICLSTRLNAADAAYIVNDSGARVLVTTHAQAEIAAALAGQTPALQARLMLDGTVPGYETYENALADCPATRIDDEVTGGDMLYSSGTTGRPKGVYAPPSSPDIDAPTTLTALCQRLYGFDADTRYLSPAPLYHAAPLRYTMSVQALGGTAVVMEHFDAEQFLRLVQQHRITHTQLVPTMFSRMLKLPEAQRQTYDVSSLRVAIHAAAPCPVQVKEAMIAWWGPVIWEYYAGTEGNGVTVVDTPQWLERKGTVGRAMVGKLRICGPDGALLPPGEPGTIYFAEGRPFSYHNDAAKTAETRHPQHPDWSTIGDVGYVDADGYLYLTDRKANMIISGGVNIYPQEAENLLMTHPKVMDVAVIGVPNEDFGEEVKAVVQPADMGQAGPELAAELIAFCRANLSAIKCPRSVDFESELPRLPTGKLLKRLLRDRYWAGHASKLV; encoded by the coding sequence ATGCATCCGCACATCCACGCGCAGCGCACGCCGGACAAGGCCGCCGTCATCATGGGCGGCAGCGGCGCCGTCGTCACCTACCGCGAGCTGGACCAGCGCTCGAACCAGGTCGCCCACCTGTTCCGCAAGCTGGGCCTGAAGCCCGGCGACCGCGTGGCTTTCATGGTGGAAAACCATGCGCGGATGTTCGAGCTGTGCTGGGGCGCCCAACGCAGCGGCATCGTCTATATCTGCCTGAGCACGCGCCTGAACGCGGCCGATGCCGCGTATATCGTCAACGACAGCGGCGCCCGCGTGCTGGTCACCACGCACGCGCAGGCCGAGATTGCCGCGGCGCTGGCCGGGCAGACGCCGGCGCTGCAGGCCCGCCTGATGCTGGACGGCACGGTGCCCGGCTATGAGACCTATGAAAACGCGCTGGCCGACTGTCCTGCCACGCGCATCGACGACGAGGTGACCGGCGGCGACATGCTGTATTCATCGGGGACCACGGGCCGGCCCAAAGGCGTGTACGCGCCGCCGTCGAGTCCCGACATCGACGCGCCGACGACGCTGACCGCGCTGTGCCAGCGGCTCTACGGCTTCGATGCCGACACGCGCTACCTGTCGCCCGCGCCGCTGTACCACGCCGCGCCGCTGCGCTACACCATGTCGGTACAGGCGCTGGGCGGCACCGCGGTGGTGATGGAGCATTTCGACGCCGAGCAGTTCCTGCGGCTGGTGCAGCAACACCGCATCACGCATACGCAACTGGTGCCGACCATGTTCTCGCGCATGCTCAAGCTGCCCGAGGCGCAGCGGCAGACCTATGACGTGTCGTCGCTGCGCGTGGCGATCCACGCGGCCGCGCCGTGCCCGGTGCAGGTAAAGGAAGCGATGATCGCGTGGTGGGGGCCGGTGATCTGGGAGTATTACGCCGGCACCGAAGGCAACGGCGTGACCGTGGTGGACACGCCGCAATGGCTGGAGCGCAAGGGCACGGTCGGGCGGGCCATGGTGGGCAAGCTGCGCATCTGCGGGCCGGACGGCGCGCTGCTGCCGCCGGGCGAGCCAGGCACGATTTACTTTGCCGAGGGCCGCCCGTTCTCGTACCACAACGACGCGGCCAAGACCGCGGAGACGCGCCATCCGCAGCATCCGGACTGGAGCACCATCGGCGATGTCGGTTACGTGGACGCGGACGGGTATCTGTACCTGACCGACCGCAAGGCCAACATGATCATCTCCGGCGGCGTCAACATCTACCCGCAGGAAGCCGAGAACCTGCTGATGACGCATCCGAAGGTAATGGATGTCGCCGTGATCGGCGTGCCCAACGAGGATTTCGGCGAAGAGGTCAAGGCCGTGGTGCAGCCCGCCGACATGGGCCAGGCGGGGCCGGAACTGGCCGCGGAGCTGATTGCCTTCTGCCGCGCCAACCTGTCGGCCATCAAGTGCCCGCGCTCGGTGGACTTCGAGTCCGAGTTGCCGCGGCTGCCCACCGGCAAGCTGCTCAAGCGGCTGCTGCGCGACCGCTACTGGGCCGGTCACGCCAGCAAGCTGGTGTGA
- a CDS encoding LuxR C-terminal-related transcriptional regulator, which yields MASIEETGRRTPPPAGAASLAAKLRPPLLTPFQVQRAAICDAVCAAGFVKLVLVRAPAGFGKTTAMLQCRARLEAAGGRTAWLTLDRSDNDPSRFLGSIEAAIAQGLGGGGPDRSARQPLAQDPGEQALALIDRLASHHGDFTLFLDDFEAVQNAAVAGLVWQLVESLPPGCRVVIGTRWVPETGLARLRARGELLEIEPAQLRFSADETASFLRQARGLKLAQSAISALHRRTEGWATALWLASVALERRTQPEGFIAGFSGSNAAIADYLVEDVFLHLPEPVRDFLLRTSILDQLCGPLCDAVCQPAAGGSEEILAWLERANLFLLPLESERYGERGSGAAPEQWYRYHSLFSGFLRAQLAQAMPDAVPQLHLSASRWYESQGRLVPAIEHAFAAGALAHALQLLDGAADDLLAQGRMRLLTRWLESAPADELARLPKLQIARVWAVSFTRGPAEAIALLQQIPTEGAAGDLLAHIRALRHMLLNMMDRFDDARAFARNELPPLPMGYAFPDAILATSMARLAAVAGDYPEARRLLQVARHAVRGSDSNFNKIFSESVEGLIDLRQGRLQQALARFRIAASTMLPNRFGPTNGNAMAGILLAEGLYESGDSERASRLLNVYLPLSRDLGLPDQIITGHAVLARIAFERRETDQAHEWLAQLEALGHHRGLTRLVMAAMLERARLALRQGNVHAAQEAIERAADPALWRTRPGVSSFASDVEDITLGRLRLDLYARPGTPVREAIERELAAAAGNQLMRRALKLRILLAQAWQRTGDGAHALVVMGEALRFGAAEGFVRIFADEGDDVRRLVADACARQAASLPAPYVEKLLQACGQAAAEPSGAGRPAPPALVEPLTPKEQKVLHLLAEGYSNVAMAERLFVSETTVRTHLRNISAKLHASNRTQAVAIARQLGLL from the coding sequence ATGGCAAGTATCGAGGAGACCGGACGGCGCACGCCGCCACCCGCCGGCGCGGCATCGCTGGCCGCCAAGCTGCGCCCGCCGCTGCTGACCCCGTTCCAGGTCCAGCGCGCGGCGATCTGCGATGCCGTGTGCGCGGCGGGCTTCGTCAAGCTGGTGCTGGTGCGCGCGCCGGCGGGCTTCGGCAAGACCACCGCCATGCTTCAATGCCGCGCGCGCCTGGAGGCCGCCGGCGGCCGCACCGCGTGGCTGACGCTCGACCGCTCGGACAATGACCCCTCGCGCTTCCTCGGTTCGATCGAGGCCGCCATCGCGCAGGGCCTGGGCGGCGGCGGGCCGGACCGCTCCGCGCGTCAGCCGCTGGCGCAGGACCCGGGCGAACAGGCGCTGGCGCTGATCGACCGCCTCGCCAGCCATCACGGCGATTTCACGCTGTTCCTCGATGATTTCGAAGCCGTGCAGAACGCGGCCGTGGCCGGGCTGGTCTGGCAACTGGTGGAAAGCCTGCCGCCGGGCTGCCGCGTCGTGATCGGCACGCGCTGGGTGCCTGAAACCGGCCTGGCGCGCTTGCGCGCACGCGGCGAGCTGCTCGAGATCGAGCCCGCTCAGCTGCGCTTTTCGGCCGACGAGACCGCGTCCTTCCTGCGCCAGGCGCGCGGGCTGAAGCTGGCGCAGTCCGCCATCAGCGCGCTGCACCGGCGCACCGAGGGCTGGGCCACGGCGTTGTGGCTGGCGTCGGTCGCGCTGGAGCGGCGTACCCAGCCGGAGGGCTTCATTGCCGGCTTCTCCGGCTCTAACGCGGCCATTGCCGACTACCTCGTCGAAGACGTCTTCCTGCACTTGCCCGAGCCGGTGCGCGACTTCCTGCTGCGCACCTCGATCCTGGACCAGTTGTGCGGTCCGTTGTGCGACGCGGTGTGCCAGCCCGCCGCTGGCGGCAGCGAGGAAATCCTCGCGTGGCTGGAGCGCGCCAACCTGTTCCTGCTGCCGCTGGAGAGCGAACGCTATGGCGAACGCGGCTCCGGCGCCGCGCCCGAGCAGTGGTATCGCTATCACAGCCTGTTCTCCGGTTTCCTGCGCGCGCAGCTGGCGCAGGCCATGCCCGATGCCGTGCCGCAGCTGCACTTGTCGGCGTCCCGCTGGTATGAATCGCAGGGGCGGCTGGTGCCCGCCATCGAACATGCCTTCGCCGCCGGCGCGCTGGCGCATGCGCTGCAGTTGCTCGACGGCGCCGCCGACGACCTGCTGGCGCAGGGGCGCATGCGCCTGCTGACGCGCTGGCTGGAGTCGGCGCCTGCCGACGAACTGGCGCGGCTGCCCAAGCTGCAGATCGCGCGGGTGTGGGCGGTGTCGTTCACGCGCGGGCCGGCCGAAGCGATCGCGTTGCTGCAGCAGATCCCCACCGAGGGCGCGGCCGGCGATCTGCTGGCGCATATCCGCGCGCTGCGCCACATGCTGCTGAACATGATGGACCGCTTCGACGACGCGCGCGCCTTCGCCCGCAACGAGCTGCCGCCGTTGCCGATGGGTTATGCCTTCCCCGACGCGATCCTGGCCACCTCGATGGCCCGGCTCGCCGCGGTGGCGGGGGACTACCCCGAGGCCCGGCGGCTGCTGCAGGTGGCGCGCCACGCCGTGCGCGGGTCCGACAGCAACTTCAACAAGATCTTCTCGGAATCGGTCGAAGGGCTGATCGACCTGCGCCAGGGGCGGCTGCAGCAGGCGCTGGCGCGCTTCCGCATCGCCGCCAGCACCATGCTGCCGAACCGCTTCGGTCCCACCAACGGCAACGCCATGGCCGGCATCCTGCTGGCGGAGGGCCTGTACGAGAGCGGCGATTCCGAGCGCGCCAGCCGCCTGCTCAACGTCTACCTGCCGCTGTCGCGCGACCTCGGCCTGCCCGACCAGATCATCACCGGGCACGCGGTGCTGGCCCGCATCGCCTTCGAGCGCCGCGAGACCGACCAGGCCCACGAGTGGCTGGCGCAGCTCGAAGCGCTGGGCCACCATCGCGGCCTGACGCGGCTGGTGATGGCGGCGATGCTCGAGCGCGCCCGCCTGGCGCTGCGCCAGGGCAATGTGCATGCCGCGCAGGAGGCGATCGAGCGCGCCGCCGATCCGGCGCTGTGGCGCACGCGGCCCGGCGTCAGCTCGTTTGCCAGCGATGTCGAGGACATCACGCTGGGCCGCCTGCGGCTGGACCTGTACGCGCGCCCGGGCACGCCGGTGCGCGAGGCCATCGAACGCGAACTCGCGGCCGCCGCGGGCAACCAGCTGATGCGCCGCGCGCTCAAGCTGCGCATCCTGCTGGCGCAGGCATGGCAGCGCACCGGCGACGGCGCGCATGCGCTGGTAGTGATGGGCGAGGCGCTGCGCTTCGGCGCGGCCGAAGGCTTCGTGCGCATCTTTGCCGACGAGGGCGACGATGTGCGCCGGCTGGTGGCCGACGCCTGCGCGCGCCAGGCGGCCAGCCTGCCGGCCCCTTACGTCGAAAAGCTGCTGCAGGCTTGCGGCCAGGCCGCCGCGGAGCCGTCCGGCGCCGGCCGGCCCGCGCCGCCGGCGCTGGTCGAGCCGCTGACGCCCAAGGAGCAGAAGGTGCTGCACCTGCTGGCCGAGGGGTATTCCAACGTTGCCATGGCCGAGCGCCTGTTCGTGTCCGA